From the genome of Glycine max cultivar Williams 82 chromosome 2, Glycine_max_v4.0, whole genome shotgun sequence, one region includes:
- the LOC102661917 gene encoding uncharacterized protein, giving the protein MGWIEAIYTLLTKSFTVLSWPPVSFLCPLLVSVRAMESDSRSSNQRCLAFWVLFSLCMIVEGELSVLFNCLPWWPHVKSIATILLLIPYVGAAPYVYKFLTRHYCTWSLFTRTSNIYSEKSTHLESDEDSKLVDVSDQKTSQIQEKKLEAYQILVSSFYRSIFMPLQQITVNFSEKSRHLESDEDSKLFDVSDQTITTSQIEEKKLEAYQETDDTTGCGKTESSYTSLTSKNLIQKEWSCALCQISTTNENFLRAHLKGRKHKDKENELRVELSSTQKRIKGMVLLTNLNQIANILDPVSRSIRWCEWTKPEFGWTKLNTDGSIHSNTASFGGLLRDYRGEPICAFVSKAPQGDIFLAELWAMWRGLVLSLGLGIKAIWVESDSMSVVKTVNRKQFCPKAVGYLKQIWKLLKKFDKYQISHTWRQTNRAADHLAKMDLLANDVVLWPVDFPPSLCSIIKDDAKGTKYLRR; this is encoded by the exons ATGGGTTGGATAGAAGCAATTTACACTCTTTTAACCAAATCATTCACCGTCCTTTCCTG GCCTCCAGTTAGTTTTCTTTGTCCATT GTTGGTTTCTGTTCGGGCAATGGAGAGTGATTCCAGGTCCAGCAACCAGCGATGCCTTGCTTTTTGGGTTCTGTTTTCCTTGTGTATGATCGTGGAAGGGGAACTTTCAGTGTTATTTAACTG CCTCCCATGGTGGCCTCATGTGAAATCCATAGCAACTATCTTGCTGTTGATACCTTATGTTGGTGCAGCACCATATGTCTATAAATTCTTAACCAGACACTACTGTACTTGGAGCCTATTTACAAGGACATCAAACATCTACAGTGAGAAGAGCACACATTTGGAATCAGATGAGGATAGTAAACTTGTTGATGTCTCTGACCAGAAAACAAGTCAAATACAAGAAAAGAAACTTGAAGCATATCAAATATTGGTTTCAAGTTTTTACCGCAGTATTTTTATGCCTTTACAGCAAATTACTGTCAACTTCAGTGAGAAGAGCAGACATTTGGAATCAGATGAGGATAGTAAACTTTTTGACGTCTCTGACCAGACAATTACAACAAGTcaaatagaagaaaagaaacttgAAGCATATCAG GAGACAGATGATACCACCGGTTGTGGCAAGACAGAAAGCAGTTACACAAGTCTAACTAGTAAAAATCTAATCCAGAAGGAATGGAGCTGTGCATTATGTCAGATTAGTACAACCAATGAAAATTTCTTAAGGGCACATCTTAAAGGGAGGAAACACAAGGATAAGGAAAATGAGCTTAGAGTTGAGTTATCCTCTACTCAGAAAAGAATCAAAGGGATGGTTCTACTAACGAATCTCAACCAAATTGCAAACATTCTCGATCCAGTTTCCAGATCCATAAGATGGTGTGAATGGACAAAGCCAGAGTTTGGATGGACAAAATTAAACACTGATGGTTCTATTCATAGTAACACTGCTAGTTTTGGTGGGCTGCTTCGTGATTACAGGGGTGAACCAATATGTGCTTTTGTCTCTAAAGCTCCTCAAGGAGACATTTTCTTGGCTGAGCTGTGGGCCATGTGGAGAGGCCTTGTTCTTTCCTTGGGTCTAGGGATTAAAGCAATATGGGTGGAATCAGACTCCATGAGTGTTGTGAAGACGGTTAATAGAAAGCAATTTTGTCCAAAAGCTGTTGGCTATTTGAAGCAAATATGGAAACTGTTAAAGAagtttgataaatatcaaatttctCACACATGGCGTCAAACTAATAGAGCAGCAGATCATCTTGCTAAGATGGATCTTTTGGCAAATGATGTGGTTTTGTGGCCAGTTGATTTTCCACCTAGCCTTTGCAGTATCATTAAAGATGATGCCAAAGGAACGAAATATCTTAGACGATGA